The proteins below are encoded in one region of Cloacibacillus sp.:
- a CDS encoding GerMN domain-containing protein produces MRDSEGRQRHFVIQDKKDESYDSPSVRRRGIIKGREEEAEEVLEELRAPRPRKSLREREMEEEEESRTLRRGRGKKRLKEEEDYDYEEEDEENYGSKAPKIVRVFAWVALMIILFACGYLATNYFFSWSDKKGGERIGSVYGTGSEVKESAATEETPASNTKYTLYLPDGDGFQSRGIDITGGGTREEDIAKVMSMYVDSLKETKALDPAVSINEIFQSGDWLYLNMTPSFQSSLKSLGKAKAEKLLSGFTKTVQENFPPLKKVKFYVNSKEITDKTPVDLTQPWERTN; encoded by the coding sequence ATGAGGGATTCAGAGGGAAGACAGCGGCACTTTGTGATACAGGATAAGAAGGACGAAAGTTACGACTCTCCGTCCGTGCGCCGCCGCGGGATCATAAAGGGGCGCGAAGAAGAGGCCGAAGAGGTTCTCGAAGAGCTGCGCGCGCCGCGTCCCCGCAAATCGCTGCGCGAACGCGAGATGGAGGAAGAGGAAGAGTCCCGCACCCTGCGCCGCGGCCGCGGCAAAAAGCGCCTGAAAGAGGAAGAGGACTACGATTACGAGGAGGAGGACGAGGAAAATTACGGCTCCAAAGCTCCCAAAATCGTCCGTGTCTTTGCCTGGGTCGCGCTGATGATCATCCTCTTTGCCTGCGGCTACCTCGCCACCAACTACTTCTTCAGCTGGTCCGACAAAAAGGGCGGAGAGCGTATAGGCAGCGTCTACGGCACGGGCTCCGAGGTCAAAGAATCAGCGGCGACGGAGGAGACTCCCGCCTCCAATACGAAATATACCCTCTATCTGCCAGACGGCGATGGCTTCCAGAGCCGCGGCATCGATATAACCGGCGGCGGCACGAGGGAAGAAGACATCGCGAAAGTGATGTCGATGTACGTTGACAGCCTGAAAGAGACGAAGGCGCTCGACCCGGCGGTCTCCATAAACGAAATATTCCAGAGCGGAGACTGGCTCTATCTCAACATGACTCCCTCCTTCCAGAGCTCGCTCAAGAGCCTTGGCAAGGCCAAGGCGGAGAAGCTGCTCAGCGGCTTTACCAAGACGGTACAGGAAAACTTCCCGCCGCTGAAAAAGGTAAAATTCTACGTGAACTCCAAGGAGATCACCGACAAAACCCCCGTGGACCTCACACAGCCCTGGGAAAGGACCAATTAA
- the rph gene encoding ribonuclease PH, translating into MAELIRIDGRGVETLRPITFERAVSRYAEGSALVRWGNTHVLCTASVDEKVPPFMRGSGSGWITAEYSMLPRATHQRSPRDISRGKQNARGSEIQRLIGRSLRAAVDMTKLGERTITIDCDVLQADGGTRTASITAGFIALFDALRWLRANERIAAIPLKNQIAAVSVGKVTGTPMLDLCYEEDSTAEVDANLVMTGAGDFIELQGTGEGGSFSYAELAQIIDLGWSGISEIHQKQREILALSEEERELFEKCR; encoded by the coding sequence ATGGCTGAATTGATCCGTATAGACGGGCGCGGCGTGGAGACGCTGCGCCCGATAACCTTTGAGCGCGCCGTCAGCCGTTACGCCGAGGGGTCGGCGCTTGTCAGATGGGGCAACACCCATGTCCTCTGCACCGCCTCTGTCGACGAAAAGGTCCCGCCTTTCATGCGCGGATCCGGCAGCGGCTGGATAACCGCGGAATACTCGATGCTCCCGCGTGCGACGCATCAGCGCAGCCCGCGCGACATCAGCAGGGGAAAACAGAACGCGCGCGGCAGCGAAATACAGCGGCTCATCGGCCGCTCTCTGCGCGCGGCGGTTGATATGACGAAGCTCGGCGAGCGGACGATCACCATTGACTGCGACGTGCTCCAGGCCGACGGCGGCACGCGCACCGCCTCCATTACGGCGGGCTTCATCGCCCTCTTCGACGCGCTGCGCTGGCTTCGCGCGAACGAGAGAATCGCCGCCATCCCACTTAAGAACCAGATCGCCGCCGTCAGCGTCGGAAAGGTAACCGGAACGCCGATGCTCGATCTTTGCTACGAGGAGGACTCCACGGCTGAGGTTGACGCCAACCTTGTTATGACCGGCGCCGGAGACTTCATCGAACTGCAGGGGACGGGAGAGGGCGGCTCCTTTTCTTACGCGGAGCTTGCGCAGATAATCGACCTCGGCTGGAGCGGCATCTCGGAGATACACCAAAAACAGCGCGAAATACTCGCGCTCAGTGAAGAAGAGAGAGAGCTGTTTGAAAAATGCAGATGA
- the rdgB gene encoding RdgB/HAM1 family non-canonical purine NTP pyrophosphatase: MQMILASTNRGKYREMKAQLKPLGVELLFGGDFEKPLEVDETGESYAENALLKARAWAEATGLPALADDSGLEAEALGGIPGIHSARIIEGSDRDRMYWLLGEMKDKEDRRGRFACAVAVVFPDKKEPLTVTKYCPGRITREPAGESGFGYDPIFVPDGFDRTFAELGDEIKNKISHRAMAVKGIAEKLIPVVQSYAVRGM; the protein is encoded by the coding sequence ATGCAGATGATCCTTGCGAGCACAAACAGGGGAAAATACCGCGAGATGAAGGCGCAGCTGAAACCGCTTGGCGTCGAACTTCTCTTCGGCGGCGACTTTGAAAAGCCGCTTGAGGTCGACGAGACGGGAGAGAGCTATGCGGAAAACGCGCTGCTCAAGGCGAGGGCCTGGGCCGAGGCCACCGGCCTGCCGGCGCTTGCCGACGACAGCGGCCTGGAGGCGGAGGCTCTCGGAGGAATCCCGGGGATACATTCCGCGCGTATTATTGAGGGCAGCGACCGGGACCGGATGTACTGGCTGCTCGGAGAGATGAAGGATAAAGAGGACCGCCGCGGACGCTTCGCCTGCGCCGTCGCGGTAGTCTTTCCTGATAAAAAAGAGCCGCTTACGGTCACAAAATATTGTCCGGGGCGGATAACGCGCGAACCGGCGGGCGAGTCCGGCTTCGGCTACGACCCGATATTCGTCCCCGACGGCTTTGACAGGACCTTTGCCGAACTGGGTGACGAAATAAAAAATAAAATTTCCCACCGCGCAATGGCCGTAAAAGGTATAGCCGAAAAGCTCATACCTGTGGTACAATCATACGCTGTACGTGGTATGTAA
- the secG gene encoding preprotein translocase subunit SecG, whose translation MKILLGIIHILVCLALIAVVMMQHRKSGGFTGAFGGGGTQADMSGTWQRMSGLTKVTAVLMGAFMVISILQVVIR comes from the coding sequence GTGAAAATTCTTCTTGGAATAATTCACATCCTTGTTTGTCTGGCTCTCATCGCTGTCGTAATGATGCAGCACAGGAAATCCGGCGGCTTCACCGGCGCGTTCGGCGGTGGCGGAACGCAGGCAGATATGAGCGGCACCTGGCAGCGCATGTCCGGCCTTACGAAGGTCACGGCGGTGCTCATGGGGGCCTTCATGGTCATCTCGATACTTCAGGTTGTCATCAGGTAA